One Rosa chinensis cultivar Old Blush chromosome 5, RchiOBHm-V2, whole genome shotgun sequence genomic region harbors:
- the LOC112202225 gene encoding putative F-box protein At5g66830 — MELVHPSFRMFLEHICKICKLGLMLLLIIFVRMIPEERKIKCAKLLRRIFEVLFTHYRLSRMTLFHILNFIERKLTISIRRVREYTQKYHSECEEDTSRWSNELPEDIMQNVLQRLCLSDFFRCCAVCVSWQANVDMAISSKSFRPIPELPWLMLCSHPFSTKDNCFLSLTDDQKFICKSAPTYTMKRGDCVGSIDGWLIMADSVLWRPEGFMKPWSFYLYNHQSSTFSINFFFLNPLSGARVMLPSSKSTLPCHCSNGPGFSIVKVAASSVPTSQDCYVVSLCISGHLAFGRPNDKSWTLIDQAEARGLIFCDIEIIDGKIYAATTEASKFLMVFDVQYGNGPPSCRAERLVMLEPSPVPNMFRDIRRTNGVESHTNFEVISLAKNSASEELFMIFCRANFVLEVGQFPWHVIFGGDFVSPPQIQAFQVFKMEWKINGPQWVEVLDLGDEILFVSLGGNKMISTSNCLNYNGLSDKTFQRNCIYFAYHTPCLTLPLEGRSFGVFSLTNRSIKRVTFAEEHSFTQLYSRPVWFTPNPW; from the coding sequence ATGGAATTGGTTCATCCGTCTTTTCGAATGTTTCTGGAGCATATATGCAAAATCTGCAAACTTGGATTGATGTTGTTACTCATCATCTTTGTTAGAATGATTCCTGAGGAGAGGAAGATTAAATGCGCTAAACTTCTCAGAAGAATTTTTGAAGTTCTTTTTACACACTACCGCTTGTCAAGAATGACGTTATTTCACATTCTAAATTTTATTGAACGCAAGCTCACTATTTCCATTAGAAGGGTGCGAGAGTACACACAAAAATATCATTCTGAATGCGAAGAAGATACCAGCAGGTGGTCCAATGAACTCCCAGAAGATATCATGCAAAATGTTCTACAACGGTTATGCCTATCAGATTTCTTTCGGTGCTGTGCAGTATGCGTTTCATGGCAAGCCAATGTTGATATGGCAATTTCCAGCAAGTCTTTTCGTCCTATTCCCGAACTTCCGTGGCTTATGCTCTGTTCTCATCCCTTCTCCACGAAAGATAATTGCTTTCTGAGTCTAACTGATGACCAGAAATTTATTTGCAAGTCAGCTCCTACATATACTATGAAGAGGGGGGATTGTGTTGGGTCAATAGATGGGTGGTTGATCATGGCTGATAGTGTTTTATGGCGTCCTGAGGGTTTTATGAAACCCTGGTCATTCTACTTGTATAATCATCAGAGCAGTACTTTTAGTATcaactttttcttcttaaatCCATTATCAGGTGCTCGAGTGATGCTCCCATCATCAAAATCCACCCTTCCATGTCACTGCAGCAATGGACCTGGCTTCTCCATTGTAAAAGTAGCTGCGTCATCAGTACCAACAAGCCAGGACTGTTATGTCGTTAGCCTTTGCATAAGTGGTCATTTGGCTTTCGGTAGGCCCAACGATAAATCATGGACTCTCATTGATCAGGCAGAAGCTAGAGGGCTTATTTTTTGTGATATAGAAATAATTGATGGGAAAATATATGCTGCAACTACGGAGGCATCCAAGTTTTTAATGGTATTTGATGTTCAATATGGCAATGGCCCTCCTAGCTGTAGGGCTGAAAGGCTGGTCATGCTTGAGCCCAGTCCAGTTCCTAACATGTTTCGTGATATTAGGAGAACAAATGGAGTTGAATCCCATACAAACTTCGAAGTCATTTCCCTAGCAAAAAATTCTGCATCAGAGGAGTTGTTTATGATATTCTGCAGGGCTAACTTTGTTCTTGAGGTGGGTCAATTTCCTTGGCATGTAATCTTTGGTGGTGATTTTGTCAGTCCACCACAGATTCAAGCATTTCAAGTGTTCAAGATGGAGTGGAAGATTAATGGTCCTCAGTGGGTAGAGGTTCTTGACCTCGGTGACGAGATATTATTTGTGTCTCTGGGTGGTAACAAAATGATTTCTACCAGCAATTGCCTTAATTATAATGGTCTCAGTGATAAAACATTTCAAAGAAACTGCATCTATTTTGCTTACCATACTCCTTGTTTAACATTACCATTGGAAGGGCGGAGTTTTGGGGTGTTTTCTTTGACAAATAGGAGCATCAAACGTGTCACTTTTGCAGAGGAACATTCCTTTACCCAATTATATTCTCGACCTGTCTGGTTCACACCAAATCCTTGGTAG